The window GTCGGGTGGCGGGCAGGAAGGTCTCAATCGCCACTGCCGCCGAGCGTCGGCCGCCGGCTGCCTCCAGCTTGCAGGAgtgtcgccgcagcctctcgcggctcggGCCCCATCCGCGGTGTCCTCTCTTGGGGAGGTTAGCGGAGCGTGACAAGTTTGCCTCTCGATGCAGAGGAACTCCTCTCCATGCACGTCTGCTGTCTTGTGTTGCCTCGATATCTCCAGcttgcgccgctctctcctcggcgcacgcgcgagctTACGTGAAGTTTTTCGCGGCTCTGCCAGCGCGAGGGGCATGCATCTCTCGCGAGATATCGGCcggcgcgcttcctcctaGTCCACGATATCGTCGCTCTCCCGCcagctcgtcttctctcctgttCGCCCCTTgcccctctgcgctgcgcgatgcccgctcgcctctttccaggcctccgcgcgtctgcggagctCCTGCGGGAGAGCGATggcggcgcccacgcagaaaagccctgcgcgcctgctgcccgcggcgcggagaaagcCCCGAGGCCTACAAATCTGCCGCCCGCCGGGCGCCGGagcggaagccgcgagcCGTTCTCTTTGGCGCATTCTGACAGGGAAGAAGGGCCCTcgagcgagcgagcgagGTCGCGAGAGATCGGCCCCGCGCCCACAcgctctccgctgccccccccgctgccgcggaaggggggaggcgcCAAGCCGCAGAAGAGCCCCTCGCTCGGtcggtcttcttcttcatcctcgctttcgtctgccgcggcttTCGCCCATCCTGTCCACGCGTCGTTTGCCTCGCAGCTGCGTAGGTCGTCTCTGCTGAGCGGGGCgtccgctgcttcgcgctctgtgtcgccgggcgccgcgaggctcggCGCGGTCTCGCCCTTTTCACGGCGGCCCCCGTCTTCAGGTTCTGCAAGGCATCCGCCCTCAAAGCCCTCTGTCTTGTCCGCCTCCACTTCCTCCGCTCActcagctgcttcttctgcgcccgcgcgggaTGTCGCGGGGAGGAAGGCGGGCGctggctgcagaggagacgcgcagcccgcCTGTTCGAAGTCGACGGCCACCTCGAgcctgcgggcgacgcggagggctccagaggcggcagacgaagacagccccgcgggcctcgccaCGCGTAGCGGCTCAacctcgcggacgcgcgacagcgacaAGGAGGGAGTCCCCGGGGACAGGACGCTGCCTCAGTCCTCTCCGCCGACGGTATCTGCGTCAGCCGGCTTCTCTGCCTCAGGCTCCTTCTCTGCAttgtcgcgcgcctctcctttCCCTactcttcgcggcgctgcgtccgcAAGCGTGCCGCCCGCccggaagcgcgaggaggaagcggagggagcgcggcgccgcggcgaggctgtGCGCGTGCTGTCGCCGAGCGAGTTCGCCAGAGAGGGGagggcagccggcgcggagaggcgctgcccggtctcgcctcggcgtggaggggcggaggccgcagagatggcaagagagagggaagcagCCTtaagacgaagagacgcgcaggacaGAAGatgcggcgccgaggagggcgcgcgacgggggctgagagagagagcccaGCTACAGATACCGGCGCACGAAAGAACTCGGGAGGCTCGCGATCGTAGCGGAGGCACGCTGGAAGCTGGCGACCGCGGAcgggaggcagagagcgacgagtCAGCGCATCCTCTGAGTCGGGGGCGGCTGAGCGCTAGCGGACCGAGGAGGTCTTCTCTTTCTGGAGGacacagcagcgaggcgaagacagGCGACTTCGAGACGCCGTGGGCGTTGGGGCCTacgtcgccctcgcgtcgtcgatcctcctccgcctcgtcgtttccttcttcgttctcctcATGTCCTTCgctcaggcgctgcggcgagggcggcgccggggctgcggaggcgccgcgcagcccgcaggcgcggggcgcagctttcgcgtcgcctcgcgcacgGTCGTCTagaggaggcgaccgcgccgcgggcgctgcagcgagagagggtGAACGCCtcagcggggcggcggcggccttccacgaagaagagagttTCCGCCATCCTGCTTTCTCCGCAGCGTACtactcgccttcgtctctgcgccggccgtCGTTCGGCTGTGAATCCTCAGCCGCGTCGCCCACGGCAGCGGGGAGGCAACAGGCgcagtccgccgccgcacgctgcgacgagggcgagcgaaggTCGGCTGAGGCGTcgtcgcatgcgcggcgcggcgaagaacaAGAAGCCAAGACGGCCGGGAgagtctcttcttcgtggcTGGAACAGGATCCTCTCTTCAGAGAGCTCACCATgcgagacgcccgcgtcGTGCGAGAGCTGCCGGTGGACCTCCTGCTCGACGACTCCGACCCCCTTGGGCCTGGGGCCCAGCGCCGgcaggtgtctcctcgcggtcgcgaagcggagacgcgaggggCTGCCGCAAGCGAGGGCCACGCCAGAAAACGGGCCGCGCAGGGAAtgggcggcgaagcagaccTCGACAGgcacggcgagaaggagcgcgacaGCCTGCTTCGCAAGCTTCAGTCGAGAGAAGAACTCACGAAGCGTCGCCTCGAAGGCGCCACCATCGAGGCCCAGAGGGAGGCCGGCGGACGAGGGGACGCCGACCACGGTCCAAgtgcctcgtctctgccCCGAGGAGACTGTTTATCGCGTTTCGGTCGCGGGCGGGGTCTCGCAGCCCctcagcggcagacgccggtCGACTGGGCAGTTGAAGAAGACTTCAGAGAACTTTCGTGGGAAGCGCGCAaagaggagcggcgcgggtCTTTCTCGGGCTTGGGAGGAGCGACCGCCGGTATCGCGTCCAGCGGTAGTCAAGTCGCGCCGACCGGCTTTcatgcgcgagcgccttccTTCGATCGCCAGCAGGCGTCCGCAAGGGTTGCGGCCTCTGttggcgcttctcgctcctcgctctccactCCGACGGCCTCACACTCGCCGAAAATaaccgcgtctgcctcgtctgcccTGCGCGTGCGGTCGCGAGACTCAGAAACCAAGAAGGCTGGGGGTCGCCGTGCGTTTGTCTcgcttctccctccgcccgcgaggagagaaaggccTCTTGATGGCAAGCCcgagctgcaggccgcgtcttctgcggcgggcgagcctgcggcggcaTATTCGCGTTTGAGAGAGGGAAgtgtggcggcgccggcagctgcgaagaagcagagaggaggcgccgagcgctcTTCAGAGAAGAGACTCGCAAGCAGGCATGCCGCGGCTCCCACGGGGTGCCTGCCTGCTGCAAGTGCCCCCGCTGCAGGCCccgagacggcggcggcccgcgcgagacgctgcggctccttcgaagagaggaagacgggggccgaaggaggcgcagcgcgaggcctAGAAGCAGAGGGAAGGCGGCTGCAAGAGACTGGAGGCGAAGTgcacgcgggcgaggagggacagGCAGCCAGCATGATAGGGCACAggtcgaggaggaagatgTTTAAAGacagcgcggaggagggacaGGCGAAGATGTGCGAGACAGctggcgaggaagacgaccaGACGCAGCTTCCGTTTGAGAAAATGGGATCGCAGTCTTTCTCGCCAACATGCCTGGCCTGTCCATCTGCTTCacgaggtgtacgtacaccggagggtgccgcgcggcagcagctgccgggTGAAAGCGAGAAGGGAccggagacgcgagagacggagacaacgcagagaaaagtgacattttctcctctgcgctcgtGGCACAGCATGTGCCGTGGAGTTTTGACGGTCCTTTTGCTTCTCTGGCGCCTGCTGACGTCTTCGTATGACTCCCTCATGTCGCAAGGAGGGGTGGACAGTCTCCTCACTGTCCTGCGGGACGCGCAGGAAGACGacgtcgcggaggccgcgcgacggcgagaagcagccgGCAAGGGGGACAGGaacgcgcgtgcgcagacagAGGCCAAGGGACAGGAGGAAATCGgtggagggaggagagaaaacgaaggaggacacgcggagaaaggaggcagcggcaggagGGACGAAGCGGCCGACACGAGCGAACGGCGAGGCTGGTGTCTCTACGGCCGCCGCTGGGAGAAGCGAGGCATCGGTGGAGAGCCAGGGCGAGCGAGTGAGCcgcacgaagaagaagctggcagtccgcgcgcgggcgagcacACAAAGGGCTTCACGTTTCGAGAGTCGTTTGCCTTCCTTTTTCGAGGCAGGGCCCGGCGGGGTCACCAGCGGCTCCGTGCTGTTGAAGGTGAGGGGCGAGGCGATGAGGACTTTACGAAAGAGCGGAATCCGACCCAGAGGGGAGGTGAAGCCCGCGAGGCTCGAGAGGAGGGAGCACAGAGGCCACCCCCAGTTGCGGAAGAAGGGCTCAGAGCCGAAGAGACAGCACATGCCAGTGGAAAGGAGACCAGCTGCCGTGGAGGGGATCAAGGCGCTCTGTCGACTGCCggcttctcggcgcgcctGAGCTCGATTGCGATTCTTGCTTGCGTTGGAGGGCtgtgcgcggccttcctgtTCGGTCAGATCCTTttcagcgaagaagaggccttCGACAGCGAATTTTTTTCTGATATAGACGTCATGTGAGTGggccgcggaggggggagagagaactCCAGAAGCCAGAGGACAGTATGGGAGATGGGCGTGTGCACTGGATTTAAGCGTGCCCTCAAATCGGTGCGGAGGGGATCCTGTGTCTACAGAATTATCTGCAGCAGTgacggctgccgcgcgctttCTGCGATCGTTGGGGAGTTCTCTTTTTGACGCGGGCGTAGAAAACGCGCCGTGGCCTGAGGCCGTGGATGGAGCGACCTGGGCGCGCAGTGACGGCGATGCGTCGCGGCTCGGGCTCTCGTTctgtccgcggctgcgcagttCTTTTTGCTTCCACGAGACCGCCCGCAAGTAGCTCTGTCCTCTCCGCTTTAGACCAAGTTTGTCGCTAGTTTTCTTTTCCCgcgtgcggcctcgcggcctgcgctcAAGGCAACGCCTGCTGCTAGACAATTATTTACTCATGGCTTTATTTTTATCAGTTCCATTCCAGTTAAAAACGAGAGACCTGTGCGCAGGTGCAGCGGGTAGGAGGGACAGGGCCCGACTGACTGCGGCAAGCGCCTCTCACTGGGAGCGAAACTGAACGCCGGACGGGCCCCAGGCGAATCTTGCGAAATCTACACCATCTGCGTATCTGTCATAGCCACGCGTTCCCTCTAGGCGTGTACACGTCGCCTCAGAGATTCCTCTAGTCGCCAGTGAGCTTCAGCTGGAATGCATGTGCCTCACTGATTAGAAGACGCGGTATTTGGCTGCCATAAGAGGGTCATAGTCACTCCCTCCAGCCGTCTACCTGGATGGACCTTTTAGTAGGCAGCCAGCCACAGTAAATCATACTGAGTGGAgtactatatatatatatatatattttatatatgcatatagaATATATATTGATGTATACAATGTATATCAGGTGCTACGTTTCGCAGGTCGGGGCACAGAGGACTTTCTGTCTTGGTTACGGAGTTATGATGGGTATAATCATGGTGAGGAATACGAACAGGCGCATGGCGTCAAAGAGGGGGACACATTTATCCCTCGTTCTTTCGCCTCCTATTCTCCGAAGGCCAATGAGGCGTCATGAGGttggagaggcgccgcggcgacagtAAGTATCCATGTCCTCTATTGGGGTCGTGCCGCGAGGGGAAAGAAgccagcagaggcgctgctgcagcgaatTCACGCAGAATACCTGAGGGAAGGCGAAACTTCAAAAGGGTTGCGGCGCACTGCGGCATTAGGAGACCCGCGCTTTCGCCTACGTTTGAGGATTCTTCTGAGGGAGGCGTCGAGTGTCCTCCGAACTCGGGAAAAATGAGGGCGATTCAGGTGAGGCATGAGACTGTTTTTCGAAATCGAAGGCCCGAAAAAACGCCCTCTGACAGGATGAAAAAGACATCTAACGCAGGCACTCAACAGACTGGCCCTGTCCAGCAGGCCGTCAGGTCCCATAGCTCAGTTGGTTAGAGCATCCGGCTAATAACCGGAAGGTCGCCGGTTCGATCCCGGTTGGGACCACAGCTTATTTCCTTGAATGCTTTCTGAGAATAAAATAACTGCGCGAAGAGAGGCCAGATGTCAAATTTTCAGTAACAGTGATACCGCGGTTAAGCCCGGGGGAAAGTGCCGAGAGGGGTGTCTGGGCACACCGCTATTCAGCGGGATAttctctttcttttttctctttccgGCAGTCCGCCATTTTTCTGCTCGCCAGGAAGACTGGGACACGCAGCAGTTCAGTTATCGTGGGCACAGAGCTTTGCAAGTGGCAATGCGTGACTGCACGCACGAGCGAGTCTGAGTCCAAAAGTGTGGGTGTCTCTCagttcgccggcgcagccgtACGTATATTGACTACAAGCGTCACGGAGGCGCTACTGGAGAACAGAGTGACTTGTGCACGCTCTCTGAGTTCACACGCTGCTCATGAAGAGATGCTGCCTTCGTTTCCGCGACCGATGCTCTTCGGGGTCGTTAAGGCAGAAGCAACATGAAGCACAAGAGAAAAAGTTAGACTGCCCCGAGGAAGCACGCGGCAGAAACGCACACGAAAGTCTTGCTCTGCGAACTTTGAGGCTTTCTCGCTTCAGGAGTGTCGAGAGGTGGAAGGCTCTCTAGAGGCTGAAACTACATATCGGTAGCAACTCCTTTGTGACATCGGTATGTTCTATGGATATGTTAGGAGTCGCTACTGCGACTTGGGCATCCACTCCATCAGCTACTAGCATATGAAGAAAGAAGGCGTTTGAGCGCAGTGTCAATGCCTACAGCGTTCTTATAGACTTCTACACATGCAGACGAAAGAGTTGCTCGGCCCGTGAGGGCCTCTCGCCCCGCGCTATAGGCCCGCTACAAGGTTCGAGTACGATAAAAAAAAAGTTTTCATTGAAATGAAGAGAGTTTCTCTTGCAGCGAGTCACAATGAATAATCAAGAGATGAAGACATCGCAAGAAGAGTGCCCGCCTCATCGCCTTTCACGTATCTCATGTCAAAGCCGGTCTCCCTCGCGTCTTGCTTCTTTTCCATCTTTAAATTCTTGATGTGAATCCTTAGAATTCGACTTCGTTCTTTGGAACGACGAGCTGAGCACAAAGACCGGTACGCCATCGCATCCGAATCTCGGGTTTGCGCGGTGCTGCATTCCCTCGCCTTTCACAAGTTTCGCGGCGAAAAAAGACTAAAACGACGCACCGCCTTTCACAAGAGACTGCCGTTTTCACTCGCGGCCGATGCCCGCACTACATCGGGAATCCCTCCGTTTGCCTCTGTTTCTCCACGTCTTCCTTCCTTAGCCTTCGCTTGTTCGTCTCTCTTCACGAGGAGAACCTCGGCGTTCTGAGCGGATGGATTGCCCGCGGATTTTTCAGCGTGCGCCTCAGTGTGACTCTGTGTCGGCGGCGTTCGCAGGAGCGTTCCACGTGTGTTTTCCCGCtgtgccgcaggcgcctcccaGCCAGATTTCCTTCCAGATCGCCTCCGTTCTTTTTCTCCCGAtctgcgcgctcgctgtcATTCGATGCTGCGCccccgccctctctctcttcttgcctctcgcgcccaGCCGCGGCCGACGCCTTCTCACCGGAGCTGCGGCAGGATCTCTTTCGGCGTCGCCACCGGCCATCCGCCCGCGAGGAGTagctccgcgtcctctgtcgGCGCcacctcttcgtcgtcttggCCGCCTTGTCtgctttctttcttcgcgcgtctttccgccagagtgcgcagcgagaggggaacgcgcagctgctcaaAGATTTCGTGACCGAGGCCGGGCGCCACGGGCGCCAGAAAAAGGGCGAGTCGACGCAGAAACTCGGCGACAACGAACAAAATcgcctccacggcggcgcgggaggcggcggaagcaggcAGCAAACGCCAGGGGGCCTGGAATGGGAAACGCAGGAAGACACGCGAAAACTGTGACGTAACAAGCGAGTGCTGCGGGTTGAGCAGACCGCAGGCCAGCGCCTAGACGCGCCTCTCGATGCAGCGAGAGCGCCTGCGAGTTAGCATTGGGGCTTCACGCGTGTAAGACCACAGCGCACTCCTCCGCAGACTCTGGCGTGCGTTCTTGCCTAGCAACGGATGTGCGTgtcgtcgctgcgcttcgcccGCCAGTCCGGCATATGCACGACATAGatctacatatatttatatatatgtatacagatatataaacatatgcaaatatatatgcgtacactgatacatacatatatacatatatggaTAGGTGTTGAATGCGTTCAGAGCGTGTAGATTTCCTCAGCCCCTGATGCGGTAGACCCAAAGGGAGGAGTCTGTTGAGGGGCTGTTTTTCTCAGCCTAGATCTGAGCGTCTTTACTATTAGTTTCACGCGCAACGAGGGGAATTTGTAAGCGCGCGAATGCCGCTGTGAGACGCGTAGGGCCAgtgacgcgcgcgcccgcatgCAGGTTTATATCACGtgttctctctgctgcctgccgCCCTTACCATGCGTTCGATGAAGATGTTTGCCACCCtggcgagctgcagcagtcCACGCGTGTAGCTGTGGAACtgctgcgtgtgcatgcagaggTCTGCGGGTTCCTCAAAGTCGAGGATCTCCCCCAGAAATGCCACGCATGCCTCTCGGATTTCCTCAGAAACGCCTCCGACTCCACAGTCCCCATCTCCCGAGCCGGAAGAGGGAGAGCTCTCCACGTCCTTCGCCGCAGagctgcctccgccctcgccctctctccccAGCTCGCTTTGCGTCGCTAATCCTGTCGCCCCCCACACTTGCGCTTTCGCActcgctcgcttctctctgcacgcgctGTCGCCACTCCTGTGCCCTGTTcgaccggcggcgccttcggagtcgcggtcgccgcctctctctcgcgcctttcctctctcaCGCCGGCCCCAGTCGTCCCCCTGAGCCGCGCCCTTTTCCGTCTCGCTGTCTGCTCTCTcacgcgcctcgcttccttgTCTCCTGTGTCGCCGttcgcgaagcgccgcggcgatccacagcgggcgcgccggcagcgtgcctcgctgcccgcggGCGTCTTCGTACTTCCAGAGGAGCGACACGAAGCGGAAAAGGAGGTTGCCaacgctgcgctgcagcgtgACGTAGACCTCCTCGATCGAGACAAGACGCGGCACCGGAGCGGGGACGGAGGGCGCgctgggcgacgcgggcgccgccgagacgaGCTCCATGTCCTTCTCGGGGCTCTTCCCATGcaacaaaaaaaaacgaacCTGCAAGCGGAAATGCCgcgcacagagaggagagcgacgcagtcAGTAAGCGGGACGGACGCTTGCAAGCAGCCCCACGCCGCGAGTGTGCAACACACACACTCGGCAgacaagaagagaggaaatcGAGAAAGGCCTTGTGCGCGTGCAGGGATACCCGTGAAGTCTACAGGAGTTGCAGACatcgcgcgagagaggggtGAAAGCGCCCTCTCTAAGCTGCGCCGACGCTGAGTGAGCGCATAATACTCAGACATCAAAAAGTGGAAATTAAGTacgcgcgcgacagccacACAGAAGCCGATGCGGGGGACTtcagagaaagcgagagagagaggccgctcGGCAGCTCGCACTTTCTatgcgcgagcgcagctgcgccatATTTGGCTCTCGAGGTCGAAGTGCTGTCTTTACAATCGACCCCGCTTCTTTCCGCGCGATCGAGAGGCGCTTGGGAGCCAATCTGCCTTCTGGGTCACCCCGCCGGCCTTACACGCCCGCGGAAAAGGCAGAAAGTGCCCGCGCTTACCGCGTCCGCCCCAAACTTGTTGAGGAGGAGCCGCAAGGCCTGACTGAGGTTGTTCTCGCCCAGAGGAAGCCCTggggcctgcagcggcgcggccgcgctgtctccttctgtGGGGTCCGCCGATGAGAAGCCGCCGCGTGGAGcctccgctcctccgcgtctcggcgtctcttctcctgAGGCACGGGGGGCGTTGCGGCCTGCCTTCTCACGAGGATCCTCGGAGCGCGCACGTTCGCTGCctgtctccggcgcgccCTTCGCTCCCGGGTCGCTTTCCGGTCCGTGGATTCGGCCGGGATTCTTCGGCGAGCGACTCGACGCGTTCGCGCTcccgggcgaggcggccgtcTGCACTTCCTCagccctctccgcggcgctctttGAAAGTTTTTTGTTGTTTCTGTCTGTCCACCAGCCgtggacgaggaggcgccgcggcagcggcaggcgtgCGCCGAGGAGCAGCGCGGGGAACAGCGCCGCGTGGAAGCGTAGAATGTCTTTGCCAATGACCTGCACGGAGGGGGGCCTACAGACAGgcacagccgcagcagccagcgAAGATCTCTCGCCCGCTGGAtttcccctctctctcttgttcacacaaggcgaagacgccacCGCCGCTTCAGAGACGCGAAAAGTCCCGCGAGGTTCCGCGCGACAGCCTCGAGGGCGCACGCaggccgaggacgcgcgagaagacgaaccACTCAGTCGAaaaggcgcggagaaggcgtccCACCTCCCCCCCTTCGCACAGAAGGAatggggggagggggaatGAGATTTCGAAACTTTCCTGAAACGCGACGAGCTCTGCTTGGCGCGCAGGACAGGACGTAACCTCCAGCCGCATGGAGAACAGGCAGACACCGAAAAATCGAATCCAAAAGCCGTGGTCAGAtaccggcgccgcctcgtaAGACGCGacaagagagggagaggtcCATCAGACTTCAAGCGATGCGGAGAACAAAGGAGCTCACCAGAGGCGTTGGAAGCGAGGCGAGTGCATGTCGGGAAagcctgcggccgccagaTACGCAACGAGCGCGTCAAACCATACGTAGACGAcatgctgcgccgcgcggctaGCGTAAGCGGGCGCCGAGACTGCTGAagcacgcgaagcagaagacagcggcggagacaaagACTGCACCGCGGAggccggagacgcaggcgccgaaggaaACGCGTTGAAACTTCGCGGCGGGACGCGCAGGCCCCAGACGTCGTCCTGTCTCGAGcccagagagagcggagacgcggcctGAGGCACCGAAGCAGCCTGATGCAGCAACAACtccgagcgaggagacagagcggAAGGACTCAGTGCAGATACCGCGTACGCAGAGGCCGGACGCGAAATCGCCAGGTCGCGCAAGCCGCCTCCCTCGACGAACGCCTTGATCTCCTCTAGGCGACTCGGCGGCGAGATCGAAAAAACATCGCGGGACGCGTACAGGctgagagaaaaaagcaaaaacgGGAGACAAAAAACCCCGTGACTGAGCAGAACggtgagagagagatgcagacgcagacacgcaaAGCCGCTGATGCCTTGTAGAAACGAAGCACAgggcagagagggaggcatCGATATACAGGCAACACAGCAAACCCGGCGCAAGCTGCTTAATTTCTCGCGGGCGAAGTCTGGGGCTCGCATGAGGCCGAAGACTTTCTCACTCGAGGAGTGCGTCCCTGAAGTGCGTCAGGCGGAAGTAGTAGAACTCCTCTTGGCTTGGACTGCAGCCCCCCTCGGGGTCGTCGCTTGCTGCCTGCCTCTcatcgctgcgcctccgtcctTCCGCAGAATCttcgcgacgcggcgcggcctctggggCGCCCATTTCCCACcagggagaaggcgacgcagcgagcgacggcaCAGGGGACGCCGCCGAGTGCGCGGCGGCACGGCTGGAGGCGTTCACACCCCAAGCCcgttcctcttcctcctcgccggcgaagcgcgcggcgccgcgccgcgcagagaaaggagacaaCCCCGCCGGAGGACAGGCCGCAGCCGGAGACGAGCCCGAGCTCTTGTAGATCAGTCCCCTGTCCTCAAGTATTCGCCAGACGGCCCAGACGGCCGCTTCATGCTGACTGCGAGGCacgtctctcgcggcgttcGCTAAGAGGCTCCCTCGGCCGAGGGAGCTATTCAgtcccgcgaggccgcctccgcgtgcctcCTCCCTCCAACCTCCCTCTACGTTTCTGTCTCCTTTccctctctgtgtctgctcTGTGTGTGGCGTTTCCGCGTGttcgccgcgtcgggcgtctgttcgcggcttctctccgcgcgacgcttcttcctcttcttccgccgtcggcgtcccTTCTCGCGGAGTTGTCTCTTCATCTGCAGCGCCCTCGTGGCGCCGCTGTCGAtccttctccgctgctcggcctgcctcctctgggTTGTGTCCGCTGGATGC is drawn from Besnoitia besnoiti strain Bb-Ger1 chromosome VI, whole genome shotgun sequence and contains these coding sequences:
- a CDS encoding tRNA ligases class I (M) protein (encoded by transcript BESB_067730), with protein sequence MLPGDTQAEPTVSAFSFLPSLPSSSPSRLLFSFRSPASPFSARPPLAAGFPFSRVSAAAPRGSSPLPSSPSRGELAFPELGAKREAEGEARGTGEVDWSAYRLVTCPLFYSNARMHLGHAYSCVLGDALVRERTDDGDRPRGEGGEQFVAEDERRCGLRDPEEACALLTGADEHGGKVVRAAADAWRVHAEGRASDVSAEESGKSLENRSCIERYPPLLLPSPPASPCASHCTSLHPSSPLEPSTDSFSAAAPPSDSAPSSSTSPRPSPAASASLPAFSRQAVETFVASIAAYNCHMLRRLGVLRGSQRGLIFFRTSVAASRAPASSGHNPEEAGRAAEKDRQRRHEGAADEETTPREGTPTAEEEEEASRGEKPRTDARRGEHAETPHTEQTQRGKGDRNVEGGWREEARGGGLAGLNSSLGRGSLLANAARDVPRSQHEAAVWAVWRILEDRGLIYKSSGSSPAAACPPAGLSPFSARRGAARFAGEEEEERAWGVNASSRAAAHSAASPVPSLAASPSPWWEMGAPEAAPRREDSAEGRRRSDERQAASDDPEGGCSPSQEEFYYFRLTHFRDALLDLYASRDVFSISPPSRLEEIKAFVEGGGLRDLAISRPASAYAVSALSPSALSPRSELLLHQAASVPQAASPLSLGSRQDDVWGLRVPPRSFNAFPSAPASPASAVQSLSPPLSSASRASAVSAPAYASRAAQHVVYVWFDALVAYLAAAGFPDMHSPRFQRLWPPSVQVIGKDILRFHAALFPALLLGARLPLPRRLLVHGWWTDRNNKKLSKSAAERAEEVQTAASPGSANASSRSPKNPGRIHGPESDPGAKGAPETGSERARSEDPREKAGRNAPRASGEETPRRGGAEAPRGGFSSADPTEGDSAAAPLQAPGLPLGENNLSQALRLLLNKFGADAVRFFLLHGKSPEKDMELVSAAPASPSAPSVPAPVPRLVSIEEVYVTLQRSVGNLLFRFVSLLWKYEDARGQRGTLPARPLWIAAALRERRHRRQGSEARERADSETEKGAAQGDDWGRRERGKARERGGDRDSEGAAGRTGHRSGDSACREKRASAKAQVWGATGLATQSELGREGEGGGSSAAKDVESSPSSGSGDGDCGVGGVSEEIREACVAFLGEILDFEEPADLCMHTQQFHSYTRGLLQLARVANIFIERMAPWRLLPASAASRAAVEAILFVVAEFLRRLALFLAPVAPGLGHEIFEQLRVPLSLRTLAERRAKKESRQGGQDDEEVAPTEDAELLLAGGWPVATPKEILPQLR
- a CDS encoding hypothetical protein (encoded by transcript BESB_067720), translating into MPARLFPGLRASAELLRESDGGAHAEKPCAPAARGAEKAPRPTNLPPAGRRSGSREPFSLAHSDREEGPSSERARSREIGPAPTRSPLPPPLPRKGGGAKPQKSPSLGRSSSSSSLSSAAAFAHPVHASFASQLRRSSLLSGASAASRSVSPGAARLGAVSPFSRRPPSSGSARHPPSKPSVLSASTSSAHSAASSAPARDVAGRKAGAGCRGDAQPACSKSTATSSLRATRRAPEAADEDSPAGLATRSGSTSRTRDSDKEGVPGDRTLPQSSPPTVSASAGFSASGSFSALSRASPFPTLRGAASASVPPARKREEEAEGARRRGEAVRVLSPSEFAREGRAAGAERRCPVSPRRGGAEAAEMAREREAALRRRDAQDRRCGAEEGARRGLRERAQLQIPAHERTREARDRSGGTLEAGDRGREAESDESAHPLSRGRLSASGPRRSSLSGGHSSEAKTGDFETPWALGPTSPSRRRSSSASSFPSSFSSCPSLRRCGEGGAGAAEAPRSPQARGAAFASPRARSSRGGDRAAGAAAREGERLSGAAAAFHEEESFRHPAFSAAYYSPSSLRRPSFGCESSAASPTAAGRQQAQSAAARCDEGERRSAEASSHARRGEEQEAKTAGRVSSSWLEQDPLFRELTMRDARVVRELPVDLLLDDSDPLGPGAQRRQVSPRGREAETRGAAASEGHARKRAAQGMGGEADLDRHGEKERDSLLRKLQSREELTKRRLEGATIEAQREAGGRGDADHGPSASSLPRGDCLSRFGRGRGLAAPQRQTPVDWAVEEDFRELSWEARKEERRGSFSGLGGATAGIASSGSQVAPTGFHARAPSFDRQQASARVAASVGASRSSLSTPTASHSPKITASASSALRVRSRDSETKKAGGRRAFVSLLPPPARRERPLDGKPELQAASSAAGEPAAAYSRLREGSVAAPAAAKKQRGGAERSSEKRLASRHAAAPTGCLPAASAPAAGPETAAARARRCGSFEERKTGAEGGAARGLEAEGRRLQETGGEVHAGEEGQAASMIGHRSRRKMFKDSAEEGQAKMCETAGEEDDQTQLPFEKMGSQSFSPTCLACPSASRGVRTPEGAARQQLPGESEKGPETRETETTQRKVTFSPLRSWHSMCRGVLTVLLLLWRLLTSSYDSLMSQGGVDSLLTVLRDAQEDDVAEAARRREAAGKGDRNARAQTEAKGQEEIGGGRRENEGGHAEKGGSGRRDEAADTSERRGWCLYGRRWEKRGIGGEPGRASEPHEEEAGSPRAGEHTKGFTFRESFAFLFRGRARRGHQRLRAVEGEGRGDEDFTKERNPTQRGGEAREAREEGAQRPPPVAEEGLRAEETAHASGKETSCRGGDQGALSTAGFSARLSSIAILACVGGLCAAFLFGQILFSEEEAFDSEFFSDIDVM